In one window of Octopus sinensis unplaced genomic scaffold, ASM634580v1 Contig15413, whole genome shotgun sequence DNA:
- the LOC115230352 gene encoding ubiquitin-related modifier 1 produces MADLPVTLEFSGGAELLFDKIKKHQIKLPLEDNKQWKIKDLLPWIRDNLLKERPELFLQGHSVRPGILVLINDADWELMGELEYQIESNDKIVFISTLHGG; encoded by the exons TGGTGGAGCTGAACTCCTTTTTGACAAAATCAAGAAACATCAGATCAAATTGCCTCTGGAAGATAACAAACAAT GGAAAATCAAAGATCTGCTACCATGGATCCGTGATAATTTGCTGAAAGAAAGACCTGAACTTTTCCTTCAAGGACACAGTGT gCGACCTGGAATTTTAGTCCTAATCAATGATGCCGACTGGGAATTAATG GGTGAACTGGAATATCAAATTGAATCAAATGATAAAATTGTATTTATATCAACGTTACATGGAggttaa